In Fimbriimonadia bacterium, the DNA window TAGCCCTGGATTCGGAGGACAGGAGATGCTCCGCCCGATGCTGGACAAGATCGCCGCGGCAGCGCGGCTCGTTGCCGAAGTGAACTCCAAGTGCCTCATCGAAGTTGATGGGGGCATTGACGTCGACACCGCTCCACTCGTGGTGCGCGCCGGTGCTAGGGTCTTAGTGGCGGGCTCGGCGGTCTATGGCACTCCCTCCGTCGCGGATGCGGTGCGGCACTTGCGGAGTGCTGCCAACGAGGCGTTGGATTGAGCATGAGCCGCCGCCGGCGCATCATCGTATTGTGCCTGGGCCTCGTGGCTCTGGCGATGGGCGTTGGGTATCCGCTCTTGTTTCCGGCTCCGGCGGCGGACCTGCCTACACGTGAGAAGGCGATGGTTCTTCTCTACGGCCTTACCTACCTCTTAGCTCTCATCTTGGTACTTGGCGCGATGGCGCTGGTCGCAGCGCGGGAGATACGGGACGTCCTGGACCAGTATCGAGAGGAGCGCAAGTCCGCAATCCGCAGCCTGATCCACTCGCTCGTAAGACCCAGGCGGCGCGACGGCAGCAATGGTCACCCGCTGGAGTGAGGAGGATCTGCGCTTCATGCGCAGGGCACTCAAGCTGGCCTCACGCGGCTACCCAGCCCCCAATCCCCTTGTAGGCGCCGTGTTGGTTCAAAACGGCGAGGTGGTCGCCGAAGGGTATCACCGGCGCGTGGGCACCGCCCATGCCGAGGCCATCGCACTCGAGAAGGCGGGTGCCAAGGCTCGAGGGGCCACGCTCTACGTGACGCTCGAACCGTGCTGCCACCACGGGCGCACCCCGCCGTGCACGGAGGCTATCGTCGCTGCAGGAGTCAGCCGTGTGGTTGCGGCAGTGAAAGACCCCAATCCACTGGTGAGGGGGGGCGGAGTCCGTAGACTTCGTCGAGCGGGGCTGCGCGTCGAGGTTGGGCTGCTCGAGGACGAGGCACGGGCTCAGAACCGTATGCACTTCCACTTCCACAAAACGGGTCGTCCGTGGGTTACCGTCAAAGCGGCGATGTCGCTCGATGGGAAGATCGCCACGGTCACGGGAGAGTCCAAGTGGATCACCGATGATGACGCCCGCCGGATGGCGCACAGGCTTCGTGCCGAACATGCCGCCGTGCTGGTTGGCGCCCGCACCGCGAAGTTAGACAGACCCAACCTCACGGTGCGGATTCCCGGCGTGAGGGCCAAGCCTCTGCGGGTGCTCCTGGACTATCACCTGCGTGGGCCCGAGGCAAGCACACTGTACGATGGCGAGGCTGAAACCGTCGTGTTCTTCGCCAAGGCTTCGGTCGTCACACGCAAACGGCTACAGTCACTACCGGTTCGACTGGAGCAGGTGAGGGGGTCGGAAGGCCGTCTGGACCCTAGGGAAGTGCTAGGGCGCCTCGCCTCTTGGGGTATCACATCCGTACTGGTCGAGGGCGGTGGCGAAGTGATCGCCTCGTTCTTGGAGGCCAGGGTGGTGGACCGCGTCTGCTTTTTCTACGCTCCCCTGATCATCGGCGGCGCACAGGCCAAGACAGCCGTGGAGGGGACGGGCGTGGAGACGATCGCCCGGGCCGTGCGCTTGCGAAATGCTTCGATGGTACGAGCCGGGAGTGGGTGGATGTTGGACGGTGAGCCGGACTACCCAATGGAGTAGCACCATGTTTACGGGTCTTATCGAGGCCGTCGGTTCGGTTGCGGAGCCCCTTCGCAGCGGCAGGCTATGGATCACCGCGCCTTTCGCCGGGGAGTCTGGTCCCGGCCACAGCGTGGCAGTCAACGGCGTTTGCCTCACTGTCGTCGAGAAGCGCGACGACCGGCTGCTGTTCGAGCTCTCAGAGGAAACGGTCGAGCGCACTGCACTCGGCTCACTGACGGCTGGGACTCGGGTGAACCTCGAGAGGCCCCTGCGAGCGGATGCGGAACTGGGCGGCCATTTCGTACAAGGCCACGTGGACGGCGTCGGCAAACTGGTGGGAGTGGAGACGCTCGAGGACTCCTGGATGTTCAAGTTCTGGGCGCCCACGAACCTTGCCGCAGAGCTGGTTCAGAAGGGTTCGGTTGCTGTAGACGGTATCAGCCTGACCGTCGTGGACCTCTTTCCAAACGGCGAGTTCACTATCGCCATCATCCCCTTCACGTTCGAGCACACCAACTTGGGCACCATGCAGCCCGGAACGCCCGTGAACATCGAAACGGACATCCTGGGCAAATACGTTCGAAGATTCATGGAGTTGCGGCAATCGTCGCAGGCGGTAGAAGTGTAATATGGGCCACATATTCTGCGAGGTAGAATCGGTTCCGATGCCAGACTCGCCCGACGTGTCGCCTAGCCCCTTCGCGAAGATCGAAGAAGCCCTCGAAGACATTCGACAGGGCCGCATGATCATCGTGGTTGACGATGCGGACCGCGAGAACGAGGGCGACTTCGTGATGGCTGCGGAGAAGGTCACTCCCGAGGCCGCCAACTTCATGCTGACGCATGGGCGGGGTCTCTTGTGCGTCCCGTGTGACCCGAAGCGGCTGGAACAGCTAGGCATCGGCATGATGGTGGTGGACAACACCGCGAAGCTCGGCACGCAGTTCACCGAGACGATCGACGCAGCGAACGGGATCAGCACCGGCACCTCGGCGTACGATCGCGCACTCACCATCCGCCTCATGTGTAACCCAAAGTCTACGCCCGCCGACTTCGCTAGGCCTGGCCATGTCCTCCCCTTGCGCGCTGCAGTGGGCGGAGTGCTCCGCCGGGCAGGTCATACCGAAGCCGCCGTAGACCTCCCACGCCTGGCCGGCCTTCAGCCCATCGGCGTGCTCTGCGAGATTCTCAAGGATGACGGAACCATGGCTCGGGTGCCGGAACTGTTGGAACTGGCGCACCGCTTCGGCATGAAGATCGTGACCATCGCAGACATCATCGAGTACCGCAGTCGCACCGAGAAGTTGGTCCGCCGTGCGTGTCCCGCCATCGCCTTCCCGACCCACTTCGGGCACTTCACGCTGCACGTGTACGAGGCAGACACGAACGCCAACCCTTATATCGCCCTCACCATGGGCAGCGTGGACGACGGGGAGCCGGTGCTTACCCGGGTGCACTCGAGCTGCACCACTGGGGACGTGCTGGCATCCCTGCGCTGCGACTGCGGAGACCAGGTAGTCGCGGCACTCGGCCTCATCGCTCAGGAGGGTCGGGGAGTGTTGCTCTACATCAACCAGGAGGGGCGCGGCATCGGGTTGCTCAACAAACTGAAGGCGTATGCGCTGCAAGACGCCGGTATGGACACCGTCGAGGCTAACGTGGCGCTGGGGTTCAAGTCGGACCTGCGGGACTACGGGCTCGGCGCCCAGATTCTTCGCGATCTGGGGCTCCGAAAGATCCGGCTGATGACGAACAACCCGTCGAAGGTTGCAGGACTGCAGGGCTACGGCTTGGAGATCGTGGAGCACGTTCCTCTGGTTGTTCCACCGAACCAGTACAACATGATGTACCTCCGGGCGAAACGGCTGAAGATGGGTCACTGGCTGCCTGAGCAAGATGGGCCCGAAGAGGCTGAGCCTTCGGGTCTGTCCTAGGTACACTCCATCCATGGCATCCACCGTCTTCGAAGGTGATCTCCGGCACGAAACCGCCCGATTCGGCATTGTCGTGTCCCGATGGAACGACTTGGTGACTCGTAGACTGCTCGATGGCGCCCTCGGCGCCCTTGCCCGCTACGACGTCGGCGATGATCGGGTCGAGGTGGTTTGGGTGCCGGGATGCTGGGAGACGCCCCTTGCCGCAGATGCACTGCTCAGAACGGGCAGGGTCCAGGCCGTGATCTGCGTCGGTGCGATTCTGCGAGGCGAAACGCCACACGCCGAATACCTGGCCTCGACGGTCTCACACTCCCTCAATCGGCTCGCTGCCGAGCGCGGGATGCCAGTGTCCTGGGGCGTTCTGACCTGCGACACGCTGGATCAGGCCCTCGAGCGTGCCGGGTCGAAGATGGGCAACAAGGGGGCGGAGGCCGCTTTGGCGGCTCTCGAGATGGTATCGCTGCTCGACAAGGTCAAGCAGGGGGGCTAGCGGTGAGGCGGGTAGCTGGAATCACCCTGATTCTGCTCGCTTTGGGGTTGGGTGCAGTGTTTGTGTTGCGCTACATCGAGGCCTTGACGCCTGCCGACCCACAGCAAGCCCTGGAAGTGCTGGAGCGGCCCGCCCGCAGGGTATCCCTCGCCGCCCAGCCCGATTTCGTGCAGGCCGTCAAGAAGCTGTCGCCCGCAGTAGTGGCCATTGATGTGATGGGAGTGAGGCGACAGGGATTCTTCCTCACCCAATTCGCAGGCCAGGGTTCCGGGGTGGTGATCTCCCCGGATGGGTACGTCGTGACGAACGCTCACGTGGTTCAGGGCGCACACGAGATTCGCGTGCGGACCATCTCCGGAGGCGAGTACGATGGCTTCGTGGTGGGAAAAGACGAGGAGCACGACGTCGCGGTCCTGAAGGTCAGAGCCAACAAGTTGGCCTACGCCGAACTAGGGGATAGCAGTACGCTCCAGGTAGGTGAGTGGGTGCTTGCGCTCGGCAACCCGCTGGGATATGAAAATACATTGACAGTGGGAGTGGTCAGCGCCACCAATCGCCAACTTCGTGAGGCCGGTGCGGGCTTCACGGGGCTCATCCAGACCGATGCTGCCATCAACCAAGGCAACTCGGGTGGTGCGTTGGCAAACATCCACGGCCAGGTCGTGGGGATCAACACCGTGATCGTCTCGCCCACTGGCGGAAGCATCGGGCTAGGTTTTGCCGTGCCCATCAACCGCGTGAAGGAGATCGCCAAGCGAATCATCAGCGGCCAACGTCCGCTCATTCCCTACATCGGGCTCGTACCCTACAGGGGCATCAGCCTCTCTGACCCTGGGCTGCGTGAGGCCCTGGCTCAGGAACTGGGTGTTTCGACGGTGCCGAATACCGGTGTGATCGTCGAAAAGGTGTGGCCGTTATCGCCGGCACAGGAGGCGGGTCTGCGGCCACTCGATGTGATTGTCAGTCTGAACGGACGTGGGCTACGCACCTCGGACGACTTCTGGAACGTGCTAGGTAGCGCGGAAGTAGGTGGAGTGCTCAAAGCTCGCGTTTGGAGAATGGGAGTCGAAAGGGAGGTTACGATCGCCGTACGGGACTTGCCGCCCAACGTGGACCGTGGCGAATAGAGCCCTATGGCGTCGCGCTCAGCATGACATTTCAGTCGCTGTATGCCGGGAACCCGGTGATGGCCAAAGAGACAACAGAAGCGTTAGGAAAGTTCTTGGAGGTTCTGCCTCCTCGTGTTCGGGATAGACTGGCGACACGGCCCGACCTGCCGCAACTACTCGAAGTCGTGCTGGACCTCGGCAGGCCCGCCGAGACCCGGTTCGTGAGCCTGACCGAACGCTGGGAAGATATCGAAGTCACCGATCAAGACATTCAGTACGTGGTCGGGCTGATCGGCGAGTTCGGCAAGGACAATCGAGCGGGCATCGAGCGAACCCTCCACCGGATATCCGCCATCCGCAACCGCCACGGGCGTATCGTCGGCCTCACCTGTCGCGTGGGGCGCGCGGTGTACGGCACGATTGACATCCTGCAAGATATCCTGGAGGCGGGAAAGAGCATCCTACTGCTC includes these proteins:
- the ribD gene encoding bifunctional diaminohydroxyphosphoribosylaminopyrimidine deaminase/5-amino-6-(5-phosphoribosylamino)uracil reductase RibD, whose translation is MVTRWSEEDLRFMRRALKLASRGYPAPNPLVGAVLVQNGEVVAEGYHRRVGTAHAEAIALEKAGAKARGATLYVTLEPCCHHGRTPPCTEAIVAAGVSRVVAAVKDPNPLVRGGGVRRLRRAGLRVEVGLLEDEARAQNRMHFHFHKTGRPWVTVKAAMSLDGKIATVTGESKWITDDDARRMAHRLRAEHAAVLVGARTAKLDRPNLTVRIPGVRAKPLRVLLDYHLRGPEASTLYDGEAETVVFFAKASVVTRKRLQSLPVRLEQVRGSEGRLDPREVLGRLASWGITSVLVEGGGEVIASFLEARVVDRVCFFYAPLIIGGAQAKTAVEGTGVETIARAVRLRNASMVRAGSGWMLDGEPDYPME
- a CDS encoding 6,7-dimethyl-8-ribityllumazine synthase, producing MASTVFEGDLRHETARFGIVVSRWNDLVTRRLLDGALGALARYDVGDDRVEVVWVPGCWETPLAADALLRTGRVQAVICVGAILRGETPHAEYLASTVSHSLNRLAAERGMPVSWGVLTCDTLDQALERAGSKMGNKGAEAALAALEMVSLLDKVKQGG
- a CDS encoding trypsin-like peptidase domain-containing protein produces the protein MRRVAGITLILLALGLGAVFVLRYIEALTPADPQQALEVLERPARRVSLAAQPDFVQAVKKLSPAVVAIDVMGVRRQGFFLTQFAGQGSGVVISPDGYVVTNAHVVQGAHEIRVRTISGGEYDGFVVGKDEEHDVAVLKVRANKLAYAELGDSSTLQVGEWVLALGNPLGYENTLTVGVVSATNRQLREAGAGFTGLIQTDAAINQGNSGGALANIHGQVVGINTVIVSPTGGSIGLGFAVPINRVKEIAKRIISGQRPLIPYIGLVPYRGISLSDPGLREALAQELGVSTVPNTGVIVEKVWPLSPAQEAGLRPLDVIVSLNGRGLRTSDDFWNVLGSAEVGGVLKARVWRMGVEREVTIAVRDLPPNVDRGE
- a CDS encoding riboflavin synthase, whose product is MFTGLIEAVGSVAEPLRSGRLWITAPFAGESGPGHSVAVNGVCLTVVEKRDDRLLFELSEETVERTALGSLTAGTRVNLERPLRADAELGGHFVQGHVDGVGKLVGVETLEDSWMFKFWAPTNLAAELVQKGSVAVDGISLTVVDLFPNGEFTIAIIPFTFEHTNLGTMQPGTPVNIETDILGKYVRRFMELRQSSQAVEV
- a CDS encoding bifunctional 3,4-dihydroxy-2-butanone-4-phosphate synthase/GTP cyclohydrolase II, producing MPDSPDVSPSPFAKIEEALEDIRQGRMIIVVDDADRENEGDFVMAAEKVTPEAANFMLTHGRGLLCVPCDPKRLEQLGIGMMVVDNTAKLGTQFTETIDAANGISTGTSAYDRALTIRLMCNPKSTPADFARPGHVLPLRAAVGGVLRRAGHTEAAVDLPRLAGLQPIGVLCEILKDDGTMARVPELLELAHRFGMKIVTIADIIEYRSRTEKLVRRACPAIAFPTHFGHFTLHVYEADTNANPYIALTMGSVDDGEPVLTRVHSSCTTGDVLASLRCDCGDQVVAALGLIAQEGRGVLLYINQEGRGIGLLNKLKAYALQDAGMDTVEANVALGFKSDLRDYGLGAQILRDLGLRKIRLMTNNPSKVAGLQGYGLEIVEHVPLVVPPNQYNMMYLRAKRLKMGHWLPEQDGPEEAEPSGLS